ttaatttccttttgtgTTAAAACCATTACTTGTGACGGTGCCGATGTGATTGGAAGActaattaatgaatattttcaaaagtaatgagacttttttttttttgcaaggaTGCTTTTGTCTCAAACTCGTACCAAAACGAGAACAATGAGAAAGTTAGGTAACAATTTCCATGTGCAAACACCAATCAACTTCAACTaccattgtttttttattcaagaaGCTTGAGGCCTCCTTCCTAATATTTCAAGTACTAATCAGAACTTTGCATTGATTCTCTTAATTCTCACAGATTTATGTAATCGAAATGGCTCATTAATATGTTTCACTTACAGACAATATCCAAGTAGTAGTTTCTTCGTGACATCATATGAATGGGGCGGCTAATCAGTTGGTTTCCTCTTCCTCCCAAGAACAGAAGCTCTCTGGAATCTGGGTCCACCCATCCGCCATTTCTTAAATGCTGCCATAGAGGATTGGGCTGTCTCATACACTTCAAAATGTacaatgttaaaataaatatgagaggTGAtagtagaaaaaaatatattggaaATTTGTCAAATCAATCTTACAATTGGTTTCTTCTTTTGTTAGAAGTGTCAAGACTTTGGGAACCGGTGTGGATGCAGCTGTATGTGCCTTGCTCAAAACTTCCTTGTACCTGCTCAAAAAGGCCTGAAGGAGCAAGGATCCAATGGTTCTATCACCAACCCTATCCACCATCAAAGCAGCTTAATGAGAATCAATGTTGTAACTCATGAAATGtaattattgtaaattcaacATTTAGTAACATCTAGCTGCGTTTTTAAATGACCAAAACCCAATTAAACCTTGAAGTCAGATGCACAATGGTTATCAAGTTATGTAAGGAGAAATGGTGATCAACAAAAGGTCAATTTGTTTTtgttcctctttttttttttttttttttgaggatttTCCACATTGTTTCCAACTCCGATTGAGTTGTCATTGTTTCGCAAAATTTGAAAGAACAATGATTTTACAGAGGGCATATATTTTGGTAGAATCGTGATTGCTGTATCTAGCATGGCCAATGAATGATCTAGTGCAGATCATACCTTTTCTTTGGCAGTTCCTTAACTGAAAGTTCATGGCGGATGACAGATGGAGTTATGCTATCTCACAAGAATGTCTTTGAGCTCCAGCACAGAAAGTTTATGGTTTTCTTGGGGGAGGTTCTCTTTTGAAATCAAAAAGCAGCACCATAGGCTTAATTTCCATATGTGGCAAGTAGGATATTTTGCTATGCAAACTGAGGCAACAATACAAGAATTTTGCTCTTGCTTTAATGATCTCTGAGACCAGCTAATGAACTTGAAGATCATGGACAATAATCACAAACTAGGAACTAGTCCTGTGCGGGTTTCATTGCTTGTTCTAGGTTATGCTCCACTGATTCCCCATTGTTTCCCTCCAGCTTGGTTGGGAGCTTTTGGCCCTAGAATATATTGGCTCTCAGCCCAACCCCCATCCCAACTGCAAGAAAAAGGGTCTGAAAAATGCTCTGGACATAACCTCAATACAcccaacaaatgaaaaaaaaacataactatAATTGGTATAGTGTAGTCTCACTTCTGGAGCCTTGCATTACATATTGGAGATTGAACTCCCCAAGCTTAGAGTTCCATCTTTCTAAATTTGATGAAGCACCATGTAAAGGCAATAATGAATGAAAAGATCATCAACTTAAGCAATAATGAGCAGAAACTTAACATTATCTAGTTTTAAGGTACAAGATATCATTGACTGGGTTAACTATGCAcacaagaaataaataaatgggaagAGAAACTCACAATGGGGCTACCTTGCACCCCAGTTCATAGAAATATGGACATCGGCTCCTTAGATCCACACATGGAGCATCCGCTTGGATTTCCTTCCTGGTTCTGGTATCAAAGTCCAACAAGGGGAAGACAAGGCCACATTATTAGTACAGAAACAGGCAATTCATCATGCTTATATTTTAGATAGAAACATATGCAAGGGTTCATGGTCAGACCATCTTGTTAACTGAACTCCTCAGCAAAGTGAAACTAGTTGTTTGAAACAGCCCGCCACATTCTTTTagatggaaaggaaaaataaaataatgtagaCAACAAACCTTATCAGTTGGATGTTAGAGCATGATGCCATGGATCAACAACACCTCATGGATTTTTAGGGGAGATTCCCATCCATGAAAATAAACTGCACGACTAAGGTCAAGTGTTGCCTAAGGTGTTTTTTAGCTCTAACTTATGGGCCACATGTTCCTAATCATGTCATATATGTACCTATTTGTAAAGTGAGCATATGCTATATGATCAATGTAAAGTCTGCCTTTTACTGTTGCTTAAGATTAAAATCCAGACAGCTGTTAGAGGTTTACTTTTGATTGAAACAGGCAGGAACATTAATTGTCACTGCTTGTCTCTGGAGTAACTCATGAGCAAGCCAGAAGGGCAGCTCTACCTTTGAACCTTGTTCAACCTGAAAAATACAATCAGGAAAATATCAGAAGCCAGCAATAAATTATCCCCTTTGCttcagttttcttttgtttgcttcttgGAAAGAACTAGGAAAAgtaatttcttaaaaatcatttagaaaGCATCCCATTTAAAGCATTATTCTTTCTTTCTGTCATTTTCACCCAAAGCAGAGCCTTGGAATTTACACTGTTTGTTTCAGCACTAGGATCAAGGATTCCAACTCCATTTGCCGCTTTTTGGAACACAGCAGAGACGAGCTGTCAAAAAATGCAAAACATGGTAAAAAATTAGAATCAGAGAAAGGTTTTTTCCAAGTAAAACCAtctaatatgagaaaataaaagtgattaCCTCTTCCTCTACAATAATTTCATCAATGTCGTAATAATGTGCCATTTTTAAAGTCCTTTCCAACTTTGTGAAGCCAGCTTAGTAAGGCAATTGGTCAATGTATTTCAGGCTGGCATCTAACTTAGCTGTCAAAGCTTCCAATATCCGGAAGACTGCAAATGCAAATCAAGGGaaatattatgattaattattaGGTCAAATCACATTATTCAATCTCATGAGCAGTAACCAGCCACTCAAAAATAACTACTCCAAGGCGTACACTTAATCCTAGAGGATCCTGCTATGTCAGGTAGAGGTTCATCTTCTCTGCTATCAAGTTTCCCACTCCACCCTGAAATAGAGTTTTTATAGTTGTACCTAGTGGTTGGCATatcatcttttatttcaaatgaaGGCCTAAACAGTCTCATAGTTTGGATACGGGAACTTTTGGACTTTTGGTTGCAGGCATATGAATCTGAGATCTCAGTCCCTTGTGCTCCTTACTGAACTTAATACAAGACAAAGAGCGTTGCACAGAAAACTGACAAAGGCCATCACAAAGTTTGTTGTATAATGAGAATTGACTTGTAAATCAGGGGGTCATGATTTCTAGCCACTTCCAAAATGTTcaatatagtaattttttaatcacaaatttcatagaaaattttataattcatttcaaTTTTGGCCAGCATGAAAATCCATCGGAAACCCATGAATCTAAAGTGTGCCTAATTATCtaaatttagaagaaaataacaaagaagGCTTGCAATCGTCCAACATTTAGTGCAGTACAGAACCATTGATCCAGAGAAAATAAAGCATGCATAGCTGCAATAGCAATCAATTCAGAGAACCCCATCTTCCACTTTGAAAGCTCAAATCAGTTCTGTTTGCTGTTGAAAGCTCAAATCAGATCACAGAATCTGCAGATGAtcccaaatttcaatttctgCAATATGATTGACTAAGAAAGAGGGATGGTGACTTCAGATTCTAGATCAAGGATTCCCAAATCTATTACGTGGATGCCCAAAAAAGCCTATTGAGTCATGCTGGGGTTTAAGAAAAATAGATCACCCGGTTATTCATAAATTAAACCTAACTTGTTCcgactaaaataaataaattcctcttgcattaaagttaaattaaaaaaaaaatcacaaaataaccAAAGCATTTGAATTCATCTTGTAAATTAGAGGCAGACACAATaacaatgaagaaaa
This DNA window, taken from Vitis riparia cultivar Riparia Gloire de Montpellier isolate 1030 chromosome 13, EGFV_Vit.rip_1.0, whole genome shotgun sequence, encodes the following:
- the LOC117927979 gene encoding DNA replication complex GINS protein PSF3-like; the encoded protein is MAHYYDIDEIIVEEELVSAVFQKAANGVGILDPSAETNSVEQGSKVELPFWLAHELLQRQAVTINVPACFNQKTRKEIQADAPCVDLRSRCPYFYELGCKVAPLVGDRTIGSLLLQAFLSRYKEVLSKAHTAASTPVPKVLTLLTKEETNLYETAQSSMAAFKKWRMGGPRFQRASVLGRKRKPTD